In Atribacteraceae bacterium, one DNA window encodes the following:
- a CDS encoding LacI family DNA-binding transcriptional regulator yields the protein MNIPTNHLTMEQIASMTGVSRTTVWRVINNKGKVSLKARKAIVSYLNTCSYSKNSLASSLKRRYSNVIGVIFSDIENPFYAEALKGIEVACRENHYSVIFCNSHENHEEEKRAMFLLMEQRIAGMIVIPVEKSDLNIDIIKSAGIPITFLARYLKTYGGSRVIFDDYHAGYMATSHLVKKGHKKIAHIAGSPGTSCTEDRLEGYNKALERSGIPVDPTLIFYTNSMLEEGKKATLDLLNMTKDVTAIFAYSDFVAFGVIEAIQELGIKIPQEMAVVGCDNTRLSKIVGLTTVSFEKINMGKMATSILFDHIEYTRKNGKMSDENKVRISKPNLVLRNTT from the coding sequence ATGAATATACCGACTAATCATTTAACCATGGAACAAATAGCCAGCATGACCGGTGTTTCCCGGACGACGGTATGGAGAGTAATCAACAATAAAGGGAAGGTCAGTCTAAAAGCGCGGAAGGCAATAGTTTCCTATTTAAACACTTGTTCATATTCAAAGAACTCCCTTGCCTCAAGCCTGAAAAGGCGATATTCAAACGTTATCGGAGTAATATTTTCCGATATCGAAAACCCTTTTTACGCTGAAGCACTCAAGGGAATAGAGGTTGCATGCCGGGAGAACCACTACAGCGTTATCTTTTGCAACAGCCATGAAAATCATGAAGAAGAAAAAAGAGCCATGTTCTTGTTGATGGAACAAAGAATTGCCGGTATGATTGTCATCCCTGTCGAAAAAAGCGATCTGAATATTGACATCATCAAAAGCGCCGGTATACCTATCACTTTTTTAGCCCGATACCTTAAAACCTACGGAGGCAGCAGAGTTATTTTTGATGACTATCATGCTGGATATATGGCCACATCACACTTAGTGAAAAAAGGGCATAAGAAGATTGCCCATATAGCCGGTTCACCAGGGACTTCATGTACCGAGGATCGACTGGAAGGCTACAATAAAGCCCTGGAACGCAGTGGCATTCCGGTCGATCCCACTCTTATTTTTTACACAAATAGCATGCTTGAGGAAGGAAAAAAGGCAACGTTGGACCTTTTAAATATGACAAAGGACGTTACGGCTATTTTTGCTTATTCGGATTTTGTCGCCTTTGGAGTTATCGAGGCGATACAGGAATTGGGCATCAAGATACCGCAAGAGATGGCGGTCGTTGGTTGTGATAACACGAGATTGTCAAAAATCGTTGGACTAACGACTGTGAGCTTTGAGAAAATAAACATGGGGAAAATGGCTACCAGCATACTATTTGACCATATAGAATATACGAGAAAAAACGGCAAAATGTCGGATGAAAACAAAGTGAGAATTAGCAAGCCAAATTTGGTGCTCAGAAACACAACCTGA
- a CDS encoding alcohol dehydrogenase catalytic domain-containing protein translates to MKITGIYLPGNKEAHIKEWDIPDPKADEVLVQVKASALCASDLSIYHGNPLIPGYPPGTFIVGHEPCGVVSKVGPCVKNLKEGDRVAMIAFVGCGYCRYCRGGEPNLCVKDMEVLGFTMHGGDADYILIAERSCLLMPERMSFVTGAVATDAIGNLYSTMKAMNVCGDDVVAIAGLGPMGLSGVLSAVGMGATVLAIDPVEERLAKAKELGAQYTLNPNTTDPLEFVKNTFPGGVDKSVDCSASEKAINNLLDITRRHGIVSQIGEPGQRMIAINPSEQLIRKKLSYVGSWYFNLAEWEDIASFIVDKVGNDLAEGIVSHRYPLEEKAVGEAFQLFDASKTLKVVFTPND, encoded by the coding sequence ATGAAGATAACAGGCATTTATCTACCAGGCAATAAAGAAGCGCACATCAAGGAATGGGATATTCCCGATCCCAAGGCAGACGAGGTGCTTGTTCAGGTCAAAGCCTCAGCGCTGTGTGCAAGCGATTTGAGCATCTATCACGGAAACCCGTTGATCCCGGGATATCCGCCGGGGACATTTATTGTTGGACACGAACCGTGTGGGGTCGTGTCCAAAGTGGGACCTTGCGTTAAAAACCTGAAAGAGGGTGACAGGGTGGCCATGATCGCTTTCGTGGGGTGTGGTTATTGCCGCTACTGTAGAGGGGGAGAGCCAAATCTCTGTGTAAAAGATATGGAAGTATTGGGTTTTACCATGCACGGTGGTGACGCAGACTACATCCTCATCGCCGAGCGGTCTTGTCTACTCATGCCTGAAAGAATGAGCTTTGTCACCGGAGCTGTGGCTACCGATGCGATCGGCAATCTCTACTCAACAATGAAGGCGATGAATGTTTGCGGAGACGACGTTGTCGCCATCGCTGGCTTAGGTCCTATGGGACTGAGCGGTGTCTTATCGGCGGTGGGAATGGGCGCAACAGTATTGGCGATTGATCCCGTTGAAGAGAGGTTGGCTAAGGCGAAAGAGTTAGGGGCACAATACACTCTCAACCCAAACACGACTGACCCGCTTGAGTTTGTCAAAAATACCTTTCCGGGGGGGGTAGATAAGAGTGTTGATTGCTCTGCGTCGGAAAAGGCCATTAACAACCTTTTGGACATAACTCGCCGACATGGTATTGTTTCCCAGATTGGTGAACCTGGCCAACGAATGATTGCCATCAACCCCAGCGAACAACTCATTCGGAAGAAACTGAGCTACGTCGGGTCCTGGTATTTTAATTTGGCAGAATGGGAAGATATCGCAAGTTTTATCGTGGACAAGGTAGGCAACGATCTGGCCGAAGGCATCGTGTCTCACCGTTACCCACTGGAGGAAAAAGCTGTCGGTGAGGCTTTCCAACTCTTTGACGCCAGCAAAACGCTCAAGGTGGTGTTTACTCCAAACGATTAA
- a CDS encoding prepilin-type N-terminal cleavage/methylation domain-containing protein, translating to MKILSRGKSASDYGFTLIELLLALTLLVFFLGGAFAFNLFGLRTFAAGEMQTDVHQVLRRTAERITNELRYATHIELHSQVATVPDGYLIIDSSSLANHSNNLSFSFVFPPGENQVMEFTIKAENISTAARIQTRVYEISSSVFLNNNPAVVKHNCNGALGPCTVVGYLLPPTL from the coding sequence ATGAAGATCTTGTCCCGGGGGAAATCGGCCAGCGATTATGGTTTTACGCTCATCGAATTGTTGCTTGCCCTCACTCTTCTCGTCTTTTTCTTGGGGGGCGCTTTTGCTTTCAACCTGTTCGGATTGCGCACCTTCGCCGCCGGTGAAATGCAGACTGACGTTCATCAGGTTCTACGCCGAACAGCGGAAAGGATCACCAATGAATTACGCTATGCCACTCATATCGAACTACATAGTCAAGTTGCCACCGTACCTGATGGTTATCTCATTATTGATAGCTCTTCGCTGGCTAACCATTCCAACAACTTGAGCTTCTCGTTTGTATTTCCCCCCGGCGAAAACCAAGTTATGGAATTTACCATCAAAGCCGAAAACATTTCTACCGCAGCAAGAATACAAACCAGAGTTTACGAAATCTCGTCTTCCGTTTTTCTAAACAACAACCCGGCAGTAGTAAAACACAATTGTAACGGAGCCCTGGGCCCCTGCACCGTCGTTGGCTATTTACTTCCTCCAACACTGTAA
- a CDS encoding alanine racemase: MDFLALHIRRNPKLIQIAAEFHQLGLIKANTTVIDLDTLTDNARLMKKEADRLGLENYFMTKQFGRNPLVCRAIMKAGFKSAVAVDMEDARCLHRNDIPVGHVGHLVQVPKHEIGYILREVKPEIITVFSIAKAQEIDQEARRLGVTQKILVRVVGQGDFFYPFQEGGILESDISETTRTLANLKNVHVVGLTSFPCFRFNIQSRKDEPTPNLSTLQRVASRLRNEFNLNIEQINTPGDTSTTLFQTLADMGATHGEPGHGFTGTTPGHAFDDLPELPAWVYVSEVSHIFGSKAYAYGGGLMGADAPLGFWTPMYHRHYMYALVGDDPDTILHQQILAEPAGFIDYYGSLVLGQGDKVAVGNTVIYGFRNQVFASRANIAVIEGIHNGVPRLSGAYDRMGNLLP, encoded by the coding sequence GTGGACTTTCTTGCGCTACATATTCGGCGGAATCCTAAACTTATTCAGATCGCGGCTGAATTTCACCAATTGGGTTTGATCAAGGCGAATACGACGGTCATCGATTTGGACACGCTCACCGATAATGCCCGGCTCATGAAGAAAGAGGCCGACCGGCTTGGTCTGGAAAACTATTTCATGACCAAACAGTTCGGTCGTAACCCTTTGGTCTGTCGAGCAATAATGAAGGCGGGTTTTAAAAGTGCCGTTGCAGTGGACATGGAAGATGCGCGATGCTTACATCGGAACGACATTCCGGTTGGGCATGTCGGTCACCTCGTGCAAGTGCCTAAGCATGAAATAGGTTATATCCTCCGTGAGGTTAAACCAGAAATCATCACTGTTTTCAGTATAGCGAAGGCTCAAGAGATAGACCAAGAAGCCCGGAGGTTGGGTGTTACTCAGAAAATACTGGTTCGGGTTGTTGGCCAGGGGGATTTTTTCTATCCCTTCCAGGAAGGAGGAATATTGGAATCAGACATTTCGGAAACAACGCGCACTCTTGCCAACCTGAAAAACGTTCATGTGGTTGGCTTGACTTCTTTTCCCTGCTTTCGCTTTAATATTCAATCCAGGAAAGACGAACCGACCCCGAATCTATCCACCCTGCAACGGGTTGCATCTCGATTGCGTAATGAGTTCAATCTAAATATTGAGCAGATCAATACACCAGGAGATACTTCCACGACTTTATTCCAGACATTGGCGGACATGGGCGCAACCCATGGGGAACCCGGCCATGGATTTACCGGGACAACACCAGGGCATGCCTTTGATGACTTACCTGAATTACCGGCCTGGGTCTATGTCAGTGAGGTATCTCATATATTCGGAAGTAAAGCATACGCCTACGGTGGGGGTCTCATGGGAGCAGACGCTCCTCTTGGTTTTTGGACACCCATGTATCACCGTCACTATATGTATGCTCTCGTGGGCGATGATCCGGATACCATTCTTCACCAACAAATTCTTGCTGAACCAGCCGGTTTTATTGATTATTACGGATCTCTTGTTTTAGGACAAGGGGATAAAGTGGCAGTGGGAAACACCGTGATATACGGTTTTCGAAACCAGGTTTTTGCCTCGCGGGCGAATATCGCGGTCATAGAGGGGATACATAACGGTGTGCCGAGGTTATCGGGCGCGTATGATCGAATGGGTAATTTATTACCTTAG